In a single window of the Diospyros lotus cultivar Yz01 chromosome 10, ASM1463336v1, whole genome shotgun sequence genome:
- the LOC127810795 gene encoding thiamine thiazole synthase, chloroplastic, with protein sequence MAAAATALTSSLSSKTSLLDQTSSFYGIPISTPSRLQPLKSALQNHSISASAASSPPYNLRSFKFQPIKESIVSREMTRRYMMDMIVHADTDVVIVGAGSAGLSCAYELSKNPSVQVAIIEQSVSPGGGAWLGGQLFSAMVVRKPAHHFLDELGIEYDEQDNYVVIKHAALFTSTIMSKLLARPNVKLFNAVAAEDLIVKGGRVSGVVTNWALVSMNHDTQSCMDPNIMEAKVVVSSCGHDGPFGATGVKRLKSIGMIESVPGMKALDMNTAEDAIVGLTREIVPGMIVTGMEVAEIDGAPRMGPTFGAMMVSGQKAAHLALKALGLPNALDGTFVGNIHPELILASADNSAAVDA encoded by the exons atgGCGGCCGCCGCTACAGCCCTCACTTCATCTCTCTCCTCCAAGACCTCTCTCTTGGACCAGACCTCCTCCTTCTATGGCATCCCCATTTCAACCCCTTCTCGCCTCCAACCCCTCAAGTCTGCCCTGCAAAACCACTCCATCTCCGCCTCGGCGGCATCCTCTCCGCCTTACAATCTCAGGTCATTCAAGTTTCAGCCCATCAAAGAATCCATCGTTTCCCGGGAGATGACCCGCCGGTACATGATGGATATGATCGTCCACGCTGACACGGACGTCGTCATCGTCGGCGCCGGCTCTGCTGGGCTCTCCTGTGCCTACGAGCTCAGCAAGAATCCCTCCGTACAG GTGGCGATCATTGAGCAATCGGTGAGCCCCGGCGGCGGCGCGTGGCTTGGCGGTCAGCTCTTCTCCGCCATGGTGGTTCGCAAGCCTGCGCACCACTTTCTCGACGAGCTCGGCATCGAGTACGACGAGCAGGACAACTACGTGGTCATCAAGCACGCGGCGCTGTTCACGTCCACCATCATGAGCAAGCTGCTGGCCAGACCGAACGTGAAGCTCTTCAACGCCGTCGCCGCCGAGGACCTGATCGTGAAGGGCGGGAGAGTAAGTGGCGTGGTCACGAACTGGGCGTTGGTGTCGATGAACCACGACACGCAGTCGTGCATGGACCCCAATATCATGGAGGCGAAGGTGGTGGTGAGCTCATGCGGGCACGACGGGCCGTTCGGCGCTACGGGGGTGAAGCGGCTGAAGAGCATCGGGATGATCGAGAGCGTGCCGGGGATGAAGGCCCTGGACATGAACACCGCCGAGGACGCGATCGTGGGGCTGACGAGGGAGATTGTGCCGGGGATGATCGTCACCGGCATGGAAGTTGCAGAGATTGATGGAGCCCCGAGAATG GGGCCAACATTTGGGGCGATGATGGTATCAGGGCAGAAGGCGGCTCACCTGGCGCTGAAGGCACTGGGGCTTCCGAACGCTCTGGACGGAACATTCGTCGGGAACATCCACCCTGAGCTGATCCTGGCCTCCGCCGATAACTCTGCGGCCGTTGATGCTTGA